The Salvelinus sp. IW2-2015 linkage group LG31, ASM291031v2, whole genome shotgun sequence genome window below encodes:
- the LOC111955787 gene encoding CUB and sushi domain-containing protein 3-like: MLSLTPDGFNNTLQTLHVYLLPGSVPRTSATQCSSVPEPRFGKRIGNDFAMGATVLFECNPGYILHGSTAIRCETVPDTLAQWNDSLPTCIVPCGGTLTARRGTILSPGYPEPYDNNQNCVWKVSVPEGAGIQIQVVSFASEHNWDSLDFYDGGDNHAPRLGSYSGTTIPQLLNSTSNNLYLSFSSDISVSAAGFHLEYTAIGLESCPEPQTPNYGIKVGERYMVGDVVLFQCEQGYSLQVSQCLAQCGVSMTDVSGVILSPGFPGNYPSGLDCTWTVILPIGFGIHLQFLNFSTEAIHDYLEIRSGTLETGTVIDRFSGPHVPKSLFSTTHQTSLFFHSDYSQNKPGFQMTYQAYQLQSCPDPRPFRNGIVIGSDFSVGLTVSFECLPGYSLIGDASLTCLHGISRNWNHPVPRCEGLTAVT; the protein is encoded by the exons ATGCTTAGCCTAACTCCTGATGGATTCAACAACACACTCCAGACGCTGCATGTGTACCTGCTACCCGGAT ctgTCCCAAGGACCAGTGCCACCCAGTGCAGTTCGGTCCCTGAGCCCCGCTTCGGCAAACGGATCGGGAACGACTTCGCCATGGGCGCCACAGTCCTGTTCGAGTGTAACCCCGGATACATCCTGCACGGTTCCACCGCTATCCGCTGTGAGACCGTCCCTGACACCTTGGCCCAATGGAACGACTCGCTACCCACATGTATTG TGCCGTGTGGAGGGACCYTGACGGCACGCAGGGGGACCATCCTGTCCCCGGGTTACCCCGAGCCCTATGACAACAAYCAGAACTGCGTCTGGAAGGTCTCGGTGCCCGAGGGCGCTGGAATCCAG ATCCAGGTGGTGAGCTTTGCTTCGGAACACAACTGGGACTCTCTGGACTTCTATGACGGAGGTGACAACCACGCTCCGAGACTGGGCAGCTACTCAG GCACCACCATCCCTCAGTTGCTCAACAGCACATCCAACAACCTGTACCTGAGTTTCAGTTCAGACATCAGTGTGTCTGCTGCTGGATTCCATCTGGAGTACACAG CCATAGGTCTGGAGTCCTGTCCAGAGCCACAGACCCCCAACTATGGCATCAAGGTTGGAGAGCGCTACATGGTTGGAGACGTGGTGCTGTtccagtgtgaacaaggctacTCTCTGCAG GTCAGCCAGTGTTTAG CCCAGTGTGGTGTGTCCATGACTGATGTCAGCGGTGTCATTCTGAGCCCTGGATTCCCTGGAAACTACCCCAGTGGATTAGACTGCACCTGGACTGTCATACTACCCATCGGCTTCG gaATCCACCTGCAGTTCCTCAATTTCTCCACGGAGGCCATCCATGACTACCTGGAGATTCGGAGTGGAACGCTGGAGACGGGCACAGTGATTGACAGGTTCAGTGGACCACATGTCCCCAAGTCCCTGTTCAGCACCACCCACCAGACTAGCCTCTTCTTCCACAGCGACTACTCCCAGAACAAGCCGGGTTTCCAGATGACTTACCAGG CCTATCAGCTTCAGAGTTGTCCCGACCCTCGTCCTTTTCGTAATGGCATCGTGATCGGCAGTGACTTCAGTGTGGGCCTCACTGTGTCCTTCGAGTGTCTGCCTGGCTACTCCCTAATCGGAGATGCCTCGCTCACCTGTCTGCATGGAATCAGTCGCAACTGGAACCACCCGGTCCCACGCTGTGAAG